One segment of Purpureocillium takamizusanense chromosome 7, complete sequence DNA contains the following:
- a CDS encoding Phospholipase D (EggNog:ENOG503NX5P~COG:I) → MSESKEGGGSSGFSSFMDDLKDKFSESKLHDAKVQLIHKKHQIGKLGNLFNKDHRHDEEHEQRCDEKRTKICQSHRFESFFPERDGNLIKWYVDGCDYFWAVSVALEQAKESIYIADWWLSPELFMRRPPYHNQEYRLDHILKRKAEAGVKIFVMVYKEVEAALTCNSIHTKHALQSLCPEGTPGHGNIRIMRHPDHNVFENAADMTMYWAHHEKFIVIDYAMAFIGGLDLCFGRWDARQHPLSDVHPEGVSEEIWPGQDFNNNRIMDFKKVQDWQQNELSKAEYGRMPWHDVAMGLIGPCVYDIAEHFVLRWNFIKRDKYKRDDRFDWIILEGREGEDEDLVGVQRPKHPVGDYVQHPLTPLSTKNLDNRGTVHAQIVRSSADWSSGILTDHSIQNAYCEVIRNAKHYVYIENQFFITATGDQQSPIHNTIGKAIVDAVVKAGKEKRKFRVIVIIPAIPGFAGDLRENAASGTRAIMDYQYKSICRGEHSIFEQVRAQGVDPDEHIFFFNLRSYDRLNKTHAICEAEKKTGVSYQQVQRAEAEEIMSEGVYGYEDDSSDDGGHGSNKHEHRGLDGSKLHLGKKKDKTEKKSVSEIEADKDAQQARERFEAAKPEEKVISAASVAHHAMAGQGSLKDEPWDAHDDEESEIRNWIQEELYVHAKLLIADDRVVICGSSNLNDRSQLGNHDSELSIVMEDTKLIPSTMDGQPFEAGYHAATLRRFLWREHMGLLPPQDLNPEKDINALPPNVNPENNIHDQDESYKFVEDPMGDELWSTWTGQADKNTTLFRHLFHADPDDHIKTFDDYDRYLPPRGVKSGHIYDQFMPAEDAREKLSQIQGHLVWMPKAFLRDAEMAERGLQVNSWTESVYT, encoded by the exons ATGTCAGAGTCCAaggaaggcggcggctcctcggGCTTCTCGAGCTTCATGGACGACCTCAAGGACAAGTTCTCCGAATCCAAGCTCCACGACGCCAAGGTCCAGCTCATTCACAAGAA ACATCAGATTGGCAAATTGGGCAACCTT TTCAACAAGGACCATCGCCATGACGAGGAGCACGAGCAGCGTTGCGACGAGAAGCGGACCAAGATTTGCCAGTCGCACCGGTTCGAGTCCTTCTTTCCTGAGCGCGACGGCAACCTGATCAAATGGTATGTCGATGGCTGCGACTACTTCTGGGCCGTGTCGGTTgcgctcgagcaggccaaggagTCCATCTACATCGCCGACTGGTGGCTCTCCCCCGAGCTATTTatgcgccgcccgccctaCCACAACCAAGAGTACCGTCTGGACCACATCCTCAAGCGTAAAGCTGAAGCCGGTGTCAAGATTTTCGTCATGGTCTAcaaggaggtcgaggccgccctgaCATGCAACTCCATCCACACCAAGCACGCCCTCCAGTCTCTTTGCCCCGAAGGCACGCCCGGCCATGGCAACATTCGCATCATGCGGCACCCTGACCACAACGTTTTTGAGAATGCCGCCGACATGACCATGTACTGGGCACACCATGAAAAgttcatcgtcatcgactACGCCATGGCCTTCATTGGCGGTCTGGACCTCTGTTTCGGCCGTTGGGACGCCCGACAGCACCCCCTGTCCGACGTACACCCTGAAGGCGTGTCTGAGGAGATTTGGCCCGGCCAGGACTTCAACAACAACCGCATCATGGACTTCAAGAAGGTGCAGGATTGGCAGCAGAACGAGCTGAGCAAGGCGGAGTACGGCCGTATGCCCTGGCACGACGTGGCCATGGGCTTGATCGGGCCGTGCGTGTACGACATCGCTGAGCACTTTGTTCTCCGCTGGAACTTCATCAAGCGAGACAAGTACAAACGCGATGACCGATTCGACTGGATCATactcgagggccgcgagggcgaggacgaggacttGGTCGGCGTGCAGCGCCCCAAGCATCCGGTTGGAGACTACGTCCAGCATCCGCTGACGCCCTTGAGCACCAAGAACCTGGACAACCGCGGCACCGTCCACGCCCAGATCGTAAGGTCGAGCGCCGACTGGTCCAGCGGCATTCTGACCGATCACTCCATCCAAAACGCCTACTGCGAGGTCATCCGCAACGCCAAGCACTACGTGTACATTGAGAACCAATTCTTCATCACCGCCACGGGCGATCAGCAGTCGCCCATTCACAACACTATTGGAAAGGCCATCGTCGATGCTGTCGTCAAAGCGGGCAAGGAGAAGCGCAAATTTCGCGTCATTGTCATCATCCCTGCAATTCCTGGATTTGCGGGCGATCTTCGTGAAAACGCAGCCTCGGGCACCAGAGCTATCATGGACTATCAGTACAAATCGATCTGCCGCGGAGAGCACTCCATCTTTGAGCAGGTTAGGGCGCAGGGCGTTGACCCTGACGAGCACATCTTCTTTTTCAACCTTCGATCGTACGACCGCCTCAACAAGACGCACGCCATCTGTGAGGCGGAGAAGAAAACTGGGGTTAGCTACCAGCAGGTCCAGCGCGCCGAAGCGGAGGAAATCATGTCTGAGGGAGTCTACGGATACGAGGACGATAGCTCTGACGATGGTGGCCACGGAAGCAACAAGCATGAACATCGTGGCCTGGACGGCAGCAAACTACACctgggcaagaagaaggacaagacggAGAAAAAGTCCGTGTCCGAGATTGAGGCCGACAAGGATGCGCAGCAGGCCAGAGAACGCTTCGAAGCCGCCAAGCCCGAGGAAAAGGTCATTTCTGCTGCGTCGGTGGCGCACCATGCCATGGCTGGCCAGGGCTCCCTCAAGGATGAGCCGTGGGATGCACACGATGACGAAGAGTCGGAGATTCGCAACTGGATTCAAGAGGAGCTGTACGTGCATGCGAAGCTTCTCATTGCAGACGATCGTGTTGTCATCTGCGGATCCAGCAACTTGAACGACCGCAGTCAGCTCGGAAACCACGACAGCGAGCTCAGTATTGTCATGGAGGATACGAAGCTCATTCCTAGCACCATGGATGGCCAGCCCTTCGAGGCCGGCTACCACGCGGCGACGCTACGCCGGTTCTTGTGGCGAGAGCACATGGGTCTGCTGCCTCCGCAAGACCTCAACCCGGAGAAGGACATCAACGCGCTCCCACCTAATGTTAACCCGGAAAACAACATCCATGACCAGGATGAGAGCTACAAGTTTGTCGAGGACCCCATGGGCGATGAGCTGTGGTCGACATGGACGGGTCAGGCGGACAAGAACACTACCCTATTCCGCCATCTCTTTCATGCAGACCCAGATGACCACA TCAAAACATTTGACGACTATGATCGATATCTTCCGCCTCGCGGCGTCAAGTCGGGCCACATCTACGACCAGTTCAtgccggccgaggacgcgagGGAGAAGCTGTCCCAGATCCAGGGTCACCTGGTCTGGATGCCAAAGGCGTTCCTCCGGGACGCCGAGATGGCGGAGCGGGGGCTTCAAGTCAACTCGTGGACGGAGAGTGTCTACACGTAG
- a CDS encoding Phospholipase D (EggNog:ENOG503NX5P~COG:I) gives MRRPPYHNQEYRLDHILKRKAEAGVKIFVMVYKEVEAALTCNSIHTKHALQSLCPEGTPGHGNIRIMRHPDHNVFENAADMTMYWAHHEKFIVIDYAMAFIGGLDLCFGRWDARQHPLSDVHPEGVSEEIWPGQDFNNNRIMDFKKVQDWQQNELSKAEYGRMPWHDVAMGLIGPCVYDIAEHFVLRWNFIKRDKYKRDDRFDWIILEGREGEDEDLVGVQRPKHPVGDYVQHPLTPLSTKNLDNRGTVHAQIVRSSADWSSGILTDHSIQNAYCEVIRNAKHYVYIENQFFITATGDQQSPIHNTIGKAIVDAVVKAGKEKRKFRVIVIIPAIPGFAGDLRENAASGTRAIMDYQYKSICRGEHSIFEQVRAQGVDPDEHIFFFNLRSYDRLNKTHAICEAEKKTGVSYQQVQRAEAEEIMSEGVYGYEDDSSDDGGHGSNKHEHRGLDGSKLHLGKKKDKTEKKSVSEIEADKDAQQARERFEAAKPEEKVISAASVAHHAMAGQGSLKDEPWDAHDDEESEIRNWIQEELYVHAKLLIADDRVVICGSSNLNDRSQLGNHDSELSIVMEDTKLIPSTMDGQPFEAGYHAATLRRFLWREHMGLLPPQDLNPEKDINALPPNVNPENNIHDQDESYKFVEDPMGDELWSTWTGQADKNTTLFRHLFHADPDDHIKTFDDYDRYLPPRGVKSGHIYDQFMPAEDAREKLSQIQGHLVWMPKAFLRDAEMAERGLQVNSWTESVYT, from the exons atgcgccgcccgccctaCCACAACCAAGAGTACCGTCTGGACCACATCCTCAAGCGTAAAGCTGAAGCCGGTGTCAAGATTTTCGTCATGGTCTAcaaggaggtcgaggccgccctgaCATGCAACTCCATCCACACCAAGCACGCCCTCCAGTCTCTTTGCCCCGAAGGCACGCCCGGCCATGGCAACATTCGCATCATGCGGCACCCTGACCACAACGTTTTTGAGAATGCCGCCGACATGACCATGTACTGGGCACACCATGAAAAgttcatcgtcatcgactACGCCATGGCCTTCATTGGCGGTCTGGACCTCTGTTTCGGCCGTTGGGACGCCCGACAGCACCCCCTGTCCGACGTACACCCTGAAGGCGTGTCTGAGGAGATTTGGCCCGGCCAGGACTTCAACAACAACCGCATCATGGACTTCAAGAAGGTGCAGGATTGGCAGCAGAACGAGCTGAGCAAGGCGGAGTACGGCCGTATGCCCTGGCACGACGTGGCCATGGGCTTGATCGGGCCGTGCGTGTACGACATCGCTGAGCACTTTGTTCTCCGCTGGAACTTCATCAAGCGAGACAAGTACAAACGCGATGACCGATTCGACTGGATCATactcgagggccgcgagggcgaggacgaggacttGGTCGGCGTGCAGCGCCCCAAGCATCCGGTTGGAGACTACGTCCAGCATCCGCTGACGCCCTTGAGCACCAAGAACCTGGACAACCGCGGCACCGTCCACGCCCAGATCGTAAGGTCGAGCGCCGACTGGTCCAGCGGCATTCTGACCGATCACTCCATCCAAAACGCCTACTGCGAGGTCATCCGCAACGCCAAGCACTACGTGTACATTGAGAACCAATTCTTCATCACCGCCACGGGCGATCAGCAGTCGCCCATTCACAACACTATTGGAAAGGCCATCGTCGATGCTGTCGTCAAAGCGGGCAAGGAGAAGCGCAAATTTCGCGTCATTGTCATCATCCCTGCAATTCCTGGATTTGCGGGCGATCTTCGTGAAAACGCAGCCTCGGGCACCAGAGCTATCATGGACTATCAGTACAAATCGATCTGCCGCGGAGAGCACTCCATCTTTGAGCAGGTTAGGGCGCAGGGCGTTGACCCTGACGAGCACATCTTCTTTTTCAACCTTCGATCGTACGACCGCCTCAACAAGACGCACGCCATCTGTGAGGCGGAGAAGAAAACTGGGGTTAGCTACCAGCAGGTCCAGCGCGCCGAAGCGGAGGAAATCATGTCTGAGGGAGTCTACGGATACGAGGACGATAGCTCTGACGATGGTGGCCACGGAAGCAACAAGCATGAACATCGTGGCCTGGACGGCAGCAAACTACACctgggcaagaagaaggacaagacggAGAAAAAGTCCGTGTCCGAGATTGAGGCCGACAAGGATGCGCAGCAGGCCAGAGAACGCTTCGAAGCCGCCAAGCCCGAGGAAAAGGTCATTTCTGCTGCGTCGGTGGCGCACCATGCCATGGCTGGCCAGGGCTCCCTCAAGGATGAGCCGTGGGATGCACACGATGACGAAGAGTCGGAGATTCGCAACTGGATTCAAGAGGAGCTGTACGTGCATGCGAAGCTTCTCATTGCAGACGATCGTGTTGTCATCTGCGGATCCAGCAACTTGAACGACCGCAGTCAGCTCGGAAACCACGACAGCGAGCTCAGTATTGTCATGGAGGATACGAAGCTCATTCCTAGCACCATGGATGGCCAGCCCTTCGAGGCCGGCTACCACGCGGCGACGCTACGCCGGTTCTTGTGGCGAGAGCACATGGGTCTGCTGCCTCCGCAAGACCTCAACCCGGAGAAGGACATCAACGCGCTCCCACCTAATGTTAACCCGGAAAACAACATCCATGACCAGGATGAGAGCTACAAGTTTGTCGAGGACCCCATGGGCGATGAGCTGTGGTCGACATGGACGGGTCAGGCGGACAAGAACACTACCCTATTCCGCCATCTCTTTCATGCAGACCCAGATGACCACA TCAAAACATTTGACGACTATGATCGATATCTTCCGCCTCGCGGCGTCAAGTCGGGCCACATCTACGACCAGTTCAtgccggccgaggacgcgagGGAGAAGCTGTCCCAGATCCAGGGTCACCTGGTCTGGATGCCAAAGGCGTTCCTCCGGGACGCCGAGATGGCGGAGCGGGGGCTTCAAGTCAACTCGTGGACGGAGAGTGTCTACACGTAG
- a CDS encoding uncharacterized protein (COG:S~EggNog:ENOG503PB2Y) — protein sequence MDSALPSKSQVDQAITGLADAANLYSEAPDLAGYASRVEIIARARRLICGLVSPDMMPNYHGLNMAELVAIRTFIKLKVFDAIPRQGAISLQGLSQATGVQESLLERMNRVLVAAGFLEQTQPDGGDYLHTKFSQAYLLDEPGPGHLFLAMYDEWLKPMHSFDDYLAERGQLNNAKEPDDPLFNPYTFYHKREGTPVWAIMSQDQERLRAFQMGMAGLDLAIPVVGHFDFASLRNSPCEVSNRRIQLVDVGGGRGTVLKKILDFHEDALDPAACVLQDRPEVIALSRTDNVLPSEVQRQEHDFMTEQPVKGAKAYFMRMILHDYADEVGIKILSRLAGAMDPDSRVLICEMVLPSRVGEADFPAAVLDQAVMTMGGKERTERGFSQMLEAAGLELVKVWRVPGVPGGCVEGRLKRQ from the exons ATGGATTCTGCGCTGCCCAGCAAGAGTCAAGTCGACCAGGCTATCACCGGCTTGGCTGATGCCGCCAACTTATACTCAGAGGCACCCGACCTGGCTGGCTACGCGTCGCGGGTCGAGATAATTGCCCGGGCAAGGAGGCTGATTTGTGGCCTCGTGTCGCCAGATATGATGCCAAACTATCATGGCCTCAAT ATGGCCGAACTCGTCGCTATCCGCACCTTCATCAAGCTTAAAGTGTTTGACGCCATTCCGCGTCAAGGGGCGATTTCTCTCCAAGGCTTGTCCCAGGCAACTGGGGTCCAAGAGTCCCTTTTAG AGCGGATGAACCGAGTCCTCG TCGCCGCTGGGTTTCTTGAGCAAACGCAgcccgatggcggcgactaTCTGCATACAAAGTTCTCACAAGCGTACCTCTTGGATGAGCCGGGGCCGGGCCAtctcttcttggccat GTATGACGAGTGGCTCAAGCCGATGCACAGTTTTGACGACTATCTCGCGGAAAGGGGTCAGCTGAACAACGCCAAAGAACCAGACGACCCCCTCTTCAACCCATACACCTTCTATCACAAACGAGAAGGTACACCCGTATGGGCCATCATGAGCCAAGATCAAGAGCGCCTCCGAGCTTTCCAGATGGGCATGGCCGGACTTGACCTTGCCATACCTGTCGTCGGCCACTTTGACTTTGCTTCGTTGCGAAACAGCCCATGCGAGGTTTCAAACCGGCGAATACAGCTCGTTGACGTGGGGGGCGGTCGCGGCACGGTGCTGAAGAAGATACTTGACTTTCACGAAGACGCCCTTGACCCCGCCGCTTGCGTCCTGCAGGACAGGCCCGAGGTGATTGCACTTTCACGAACAGACAACGTTCTCCCCAGCGAGGTGCAGCGTCAGGAGCATGACTTTATGACCGAGCAGCCCGTCAAAG GCGCAAAGGCATACTTTATGCGCATGATCCTCCACGACTACGCGGATGAAGTCGGCATCAAGATACTCTCCCGGCTAGCGGGAGCCATGGATCCAGATTCGCGGGTTCTCATCTGCGAAATGGTGCTCCCATCACGGGTTGGCGAGGCCGActttcccgccgccgtgctcgaccaAGCCGTCATGACCATGGGCGGCAAGGAGCGGACGGAGCGCGGCTTTTCCCAGATGCTAGAGGCCGCTGGTCTAGAGCTGGTCAAGGTTTGGCGAGTGCCAGGGGTACCCGGCGGCTGTGTTGAAGGGAGGCTGAAGCGTCAATGA
- a CDS encoding uncharacterized protein (EggNog:ENOG503NWPX~COG:G), producing the protein MSAPVIPPGGTIVQTFRQSFVDVPVDKEKDNAIATTQFLDAAESLTTIFDALGSVAFSPVKSDMLGNVKKLRDRQLAAPAESENIQDLCRNELKTKKHTATEGLLWLVRGLEFTCIALSQNLAKQAEELADSFRGAYGQTLKPHHSFLVKPIFSAAMSACPYRKDFYAKLGSDPAKVQEDLRVYLAALEKIVGILKGFLDSKEAKW; encoded by the exons ATGTCCGCTCCCGTTAtcccccccggcggcaccaTCGTCCAGACCTTCCGCCAGTCCTTTGTCGACGTCCCCGTCGACAAGGAAAAGGACAATGCCATTGCCACGACCCAGTTcctcgacgctgccgagTCTCTGACGACCATCTTCG ATGCTCTTGGCTCCGTCGCCTTCTCCCCCGTCAAGTCGGACATGCTGGGTAACGTCAAG AAGCTCCGTGACCgtcagctcgccgcccccgccgagTCAGAGAACATCCAGGACCTCTGCCGCAACGAGCTCAAGACCAAGAAGCACACCGCCACTGAGGGCCTTTTGTGGCTCGTCCG CGGCCTCGAGTTCACCTGCATCGCCCTCAGCCAGAACCTCGccaagcaggccgaggagctcgccgactcGTTCCGTGGCGCCTACGGCCAGACCCTCAAGCCCCACCACAGCTTCCTTGTCAAGCCCATcttcagcgccgccatgagcgcTTGCCCCTACCGCAAGGACTTCTACGCCAAGCTCGGCTCCGACCCGGCCAAGGTCCAGGAGGACCTTCGCGTttacctcgccgccctcgagaaGATTGTCGGCATCCTCAAGGGCTTCCTTGActccaaggaggccaagTGGTAG